Proteins encoded together in one Labrus bergylta chromosome 20, fLabBer1.1, whole genome shotgun sequence window:
- the si:dkey-97a13.12 gene encoding vexin isoform X2, with protein MQRIYMHSNEHFEVFTTVLAPQARHRYRADAEKMVVVHRYRPHWPDEVELTPGDVILVQSKHEEERWFGRLQDGQRGYFPASCVMELGQISLPPKALRRSISLRSSSFNNDSRSRQGDGHILQAHKRGSRGVGGGVGMDGGQSEGPFLVRRPQIPLPQPEVASQPQTHRSPGLLHRILSKCRKKSECQGATNGAFEGD; from the exons ATGCAGCGCATCTACATGCACAGCAATGAACACTTTGAAGTCTTCACCACTGTCCTCGCTCCACAAG CGAGGCATCGATACAGAGCAGATGCTGAAAAG ATGGTAGTGGTGCACAGATACAGGCCCCACTGGCCTGACGAGGTGGAGCTGACTCCTGGTGATGTCATCCTGGTTCAGTCCAAACATGAGGAAGAGAGGTGGTTTGGGCGGCTGCAGGACGGCCAGCGGGGCTACTTCCCCGCCTCCTGTGTGATGGAGCTGGGCCAG ATTAGTCTTCCTCCTAAAGCCCTACGACGCAGTATCTCTCTGAGAAGCTCATCCTTCAACAATGATTCACGCAGCAGACAAGGAGA CGGACACATTCTGCAGGCACACAAGAGGGGGAGCAGAGGAGTTGGAGGAGGAGTGGGGATGGATGGGGGCCAGAGCGAGGGCCCCTTCCTGGTGCGGAGGCCCCAGATCCCTCTGCCTCAGCCCGAGGTGGCCTCCCAACCTCAGACACACAGATCCCCCGGCTTGCTCCACAGGATCCTGTCAAAGTGCCGGAAAAAGAGTGAATGCCAGGGAGCCACCAACGGGGCCTTCGAGGGCGACTAA
- the si:dkey-97a13.12 gene encoding vexin isoform X1, giving the protein MQRIYMHSNEHFEVFTTVLAPQAARHRYRADAEKMVVVHRYRPHWPDEVELTPGDVILVQSKHEEERWFGRLQDGQRGYFPASCVMELGQISLPPKALRRSISLRSSSFNNDSRSRQGDGHILQAHKRGSRGVGGGVGMDGGQSEGPFLVRRPQIPLPQPEVASQPQTHRSPGLLHRILSKCRKKSECQGATNGAFEGD; this is encoded by the exons ATGCAGCGCATCTACATGCACAGCAATGAACACTTTGAAGTCTTCACCACTGTCCTCGCTCCACAAG CAGCGAGGCATCGATACAGAGCAGATGCTGAAAAG ATGGTAGTGGTGCACAGATACAGGCCCCACTGGCCTGACGAGGTGGAGCTGACTCCTGGTGATGTCATCCTGGTTCAGTCCAAACATGAGGAAGAGAGGTGGTTTGGGCGGCTGCAGGACGGCCAGCGGGGCTACTTCCCCGCCTCCTGTGTGATGGAGCTGGGCCAG ATTAGTCTTCCTCCTAAAGCCCTACGACGCAGTATCTCTCTGAGAAGCTCATCCTTCAACAATGATTCACGCAGCAGACAAGGAGA CGGACACATTCTGCAGGCACACAAGAGGGGGAGCAGAGGAGTTGGAGGAGGAGTGGGGATGGATGGGGGCCAGAGCGAGGGCCCCTTCCTGGTGCGGAGGCCCCAGATCCCTCTGCCTCAGCCCGAGGTGGCCTCCCAACCTCAGACACACAGATCCCCCGGCTTGCTCCACAGGATCCTGTCAAAGTGCCGGAAAAAGAGTGAATGCCAGGGAGCCACCAACGGGGCCTTCGAGGGCGACTAA
- the mybl1 gene encoding myb-related protein A isoform X3, with product MDNAKPHSNDEDDELHSTDPESKENSKDKKTLCKVKWSRDEDEKLKKLVEQHGTDSWKLIANFFPGRTDGQCQHRWQKVLNPELVKGPWTKEEDQKVIDLVHKYGPKRWSVIAKHLQGRIGKQCRERWHNHLNPEVKKSSWTQEEDRIIYEAHKRLGNRWAEISKLLPGRTDNSIKNHWNSTMRRKVEHEGYLQDSCKSYTSSHAGVKRRHHRPCPSTPTEPQQCDRSPLPLPGPNQIGGYPYDPHSGHLMDSLPDNSGFIQSLEQYSAWSDSVSDDTLTTSSSSIEEQAEIRSWRGPPPPLPVSPSKFLAVEANTVLSTLQTIPEFAETMELIDSMCLALQDPVAWSDVAGLDLSETTTPPRHNQAGYNTLLQERTVNNSLGYSQTAISDQDKSCAPFSLGDVPALTPINSSKPTQASVGRRRRREKGEPSPLCNRTCSPFSENISTSPKKTPTKLLPFTPSRLCNISGMEHLNLDNPALTSTPVCGQRCLLNTPLQKETTPKHQKENDSPRTPKFRKTVMIPTPRTPTPFKNALAAQEKMHGPLKMEPQPLAFLEEDIREVLKQETGADIFNRADVQPDFRAWKHNIDGPARKVRKSLVLDPWGKDCLNVQLFQEQLNKAQESDENLLMSSSLISLIPEQEECSRSLNSGREEPSLVPVHPHRFTSPRMKKLLASHKASKHGNVQVSEWEAVVYGKTEDQLIMTEQARQYLNPYQSSGSTSRALVL from the exons ATGGACAACGCGAAGCCACACAG cAATGATGAGGATGACGAGCTGCACTCTACGGATCCAGAGagtaaagaaaacagcaaagatAAAAAGACCCTGTGCAAAGTGAAGTGGTCCCGGGATGAG gATGAAAAGCTGAAAAAACTTGTCGAGCAGCACGGAACAGACTCCTGGAAACTAATTGCTAACTTCTTTCCT GGGAGGACAGATGGGCAGTGTCAGCACCGCTGGCAGAAGGTGCTCAACCCGGAGCTGGTGAAAGGACCGTGGACAAAAGAGGAGGATCAGAAG GTTATAGATCTGGTGCACAAGTATGGTCCTAAACGTTGGTCTGTGATCGCCAAGCACCTCCAGGGCAGAATTGGGAAGCAGTGCCGTGAACGGTGGCACAACCACCTTAACCCAGAGGTGAAGAAGTCTTCATGGACTCAGGAAGAGGACAGAATCATCTATGAAGCCCACAAACGACTGGGAAACCGCTGGGCAGAGATCTCCAAGCTTCTTCCTGGACG GACGGACAACTCCATCAAGAACCACTGGAACTCCACCATGAGGAGGAAGGTGGAGCATGAGGGGTACCTTCAAGACAGCTGCAAGAGTTACACTTCTTCTCATGCTGGAGTAAAGAGACGACACCACAGGCCATGTCCTTCAACTCCAACTGAGCCCCAGCAGTGTGACCGCAGCCCCCTGCCTTTACCCGGACCAAATCAG ATAGGGGGATATCCTTATGACCCTCACAGCGGGCACTTGATGGACAGTCTTCCTGATAATTCAGGATTCATACAG AGCTTGGAGCAGTACTCAGCCTGGTCCGACAGTGTCTCAGACGACACACTGACCACAAGTAGCAGCAGCATAGAGGAGCAAGCAGAAATAAGGTCCTGGAGGGGCCCTCCACCACCGCTCCCTGTCTCCCCCAGCAAGTTCCTAGCTGTGGAGGCCAACACTGTGCTCTCCACCCTGCAGACCATACCAGAGTTTGCAGAGACCATGGAGCTCATTGACTCA ATGTGTTTGGCTCTGCAGGATCCAGTAGCATGGAGCGATGTTGCCGGCTTGGATTTGTCTGAGACTACGACGCCTCCCAGGCACAACCAGGCAGGATACAACACTCTCCTGCAAGAGAGGACGGTTAACAATTCATTGGGCTACTCTCAGACTGCCATCTCTGATCAGGACAAGAGTTGTGCTCCGTTCAGTTTGGGCGATGTCCCTGCCCTGACTCCTATCAACTCATCAAAACCCACCCAAGCATCGgttggaaggaggaggagaagagagaaaggggagcCATCCCCTTTGTGCAACAGAACCTGTTCCCCCTTCTCGGAAAATATCTCAACTTCTCCCAAGAAAACTCCCACAAAGTTACTGCCGTTCACCCCATCACGA CTCTGCAACATATCAGGGATGGAGCACTTAAATCTGGATAACCCTGCTCTCACCTCAACTCCTGTGTGTGGACAACGTTGTCTCCTAAACACGCCACTCCAAAAGGAAACCACACCCAAGCACCAGAAAGAGAATGATAG CCCTCGCACCCCCAAATTCCGTAAAACTGTCATGATTCCAACCCCGAGGACTCCGACTCCCTTTAAAAATGCTCTGGCTGCCCAGGAGAAAATGCATGGACCCCTAAAGATGGAG CCACAGCCATTGGCATTTCTTGAAGAAGACATTCGAGAAGTTCTTAAACAGGAGACTGGAGCGGACATCTTTAACAGAGCAGACGTCCAGCCAGACTTCAGAGCATGGAAACATAAT ATTGATGGCCCAGCTAGAAAGGTGCGCAAGTCTCTTGTCCTGGACCCATGGGGGAAGGACTGCCTAAACGTCCAACTCTTCCAAGAGCAGCTCAACAAAGCACAA GAGTCTGATGAAAACCTACTTATGAGCTCCTCGCTGATCAGCCTAATTCCTGAACAAGAAGAGTGTAGCCGTTCTTTGAATTCAGGCAGAGAGGAGCCCTCCTTGGTCCCAGTTCATCCTCATCGCTTTACCAGCCCCCGAATGAAGAAGCTTCTCGCCTCCCACAAAGCATCAAAACATGGCAATGTACAG GTGAGTGAGTGGGAAGCAGTGGTTTATGGGAAGACAGAGGACCAGCTGATCATGACAGAACAGGCCCGTCAGTACCTGAACCCTTACCAGTCGTCCGGCTCTACCTCAAGGGCCCTTGTGCTTTAA
- the mybl1 gene encoding myb-related protein A isoform X2, translated as MDNAKPHSNDEDDELHSTDPESKENSKDKKTLCKVKWSRDEDEKLKKLVEQHGTDSWKLIANFFPGRTDGQCQHRWQKVLNPELVKGPWTKEEDQKVIDLVHKYGPKRWSVIAKHLQGRIGKQCRERWHNHLNPEVKKSSWTQEEDRIIYEAHKRLGNRWAEISKLLPGRTDNSIKNHWNSTMRRKVEHEGYLQDSCKSYTSSHAGVKRRHHRPCPSTPTEPQQCDRSPLPLPGPNQIGGYPYDPHSGHLMDSLPDNSGFIQPSCLDDPDREQRIKELELLLMSAESEVQRQAQCRGPCSLEQYSAWSDSVSDDTLTTSSSSIEEQAEIRSWRGPPPPLPVSPSKFLAVEANTVLSTLQTIPEFAETMELIDSDPVAWSDVAGLDLSETTTPPRHNQAGYNTLLQERTVNNSLGYSQTAISDQDKSCAPFSLGDVPALTPINSSKPTQASVGRRRRREKGEPSPLCNRTCSPFSENISTSPKKTPTKLLPFTPSRLCNISGMEHLNLDNPALTSTPVCGQRCLLNTPLQKETTPKHQKENDSPRTPKFRKTVMIPTPRTPTPFKNALAAQEKMHGPLKMEPQPLAFLEEDIREVLKQETGADIFNRADVQPDFRAWKHNIDGPARKVRKSLVLDPWGKDCLNVQLFQEQLNKAQESDENLLMSSSLISLIPEQEECSRSLNSGREEPSLVPVHPHRFTSPRMKKLLASHKASKHGNVQVSEWEAVVYGKTEDQLIMTEQARQYLNPYQSSGSTSRALVL; from the exons ATGGACAACGCGAAGCCACACAG cAATGATGAGGATGACGAGCTGCACTCTACGGATCCAGAGagtaaagaaaacagcaaagatAAAAAGACCCTGTGCAAAGTGAAGTGGTCCCGGGATGAG gATGAAAAGCTGAAAAAACTTGTCGAGCAGCACGGAACAGACTCCTGGAAACTAATTGCTAACTTCTTTCCT GGGAGGACAGATGGGCAGTGTCAGCACCGCTGGCAGAAGGTGCTCAACCCGGAGCTGGTGAAAGGACCGTGGACAAAAGAGGAGGATCAGAAG GTTATAGATCTGGTGCACAAGTATGGTCCTAAACGTTGGTCTGTGATCGCCAAGCACCTCCAGGGCAGAATTGGGAAGCAGTGCCGTGAACGGTGGCACAACCACCTTAACCCAGAGGTGAAGAAGTCTTCATGGACTCAGGAAGAGGACAGAATCATCTATGAAGCCCACAAACGACTGGGAAACCGCTGGGCAGAGATCTCCAAGCTTCTTCCTGGACG GACGGACAACTCCATCAAGAACCACTGGAACTCCACCATGAGGAGGAAGGTGGAGCATGAGGGGTACCTTCAAGACAGCTGCAAGAGTTACACTTCTTCTCATGCTGGAGTAAAGAGACGACACCACAGGCCATGTCCTTCAACTCCAACTGAGCCCCAGCAGTGTGACCGCAGCCCCCTGCCTTTACCCGGACCAAATCAG ATAGGGGGATATCCTTATGACCCTCACAGCGGGCACTTGATGGACAGTCTTCCTGATAATTCAGGATTCATACAG ccATCCTGCCTGGATGATCCTGACAGAGAGCAAAGAATAAAGGAGCTTGAGCTGCTGCTTATGTCAGCAGAGAGCGAAGTCCAACGACAAGCGCAGTGCAGAGGTCCATGT AGCTTGGAGCAGTACTCAGCCTGGTCCGACAGTGTCTCAGACGACACACTGACCACAAGTAGCAGCAGCATAGAGGAGCAAGCAGAAATAAGGTCCTGGAGGGGCCCTCCACCACCGCTCCCTGTCTCCCCCAGCAAGTTCCTAGCTGTGGAGGCCAACACTGTGCTCTCCACCCTGCAGACCATACCAGAGTTTGCAGAGACCATGGAGCTCATTGACTCA GATCCAGTAGCATGGAGCGATGTTGCCGGCTTGGATTTGTCTGAGACTACGACGCCTCCCAGGCACAACCAGGCAGGATACAACACTCTCCTGCAAGAGAGGACGGTTAACAATTCATTGGGCTACTCTCAGACTGCCATCTCTGATCAGGACAAGAGTTGTGCTCCGTTCAGTTTGGGCGATGTCCCTGCCCTGACTCCTATCAACTCATCAAAACCCACCCAAGCATCGgttggaaggaggaggagaagagagaaaggggagcCATCCCCTTTGTGCAACAGAACCTGTTCCCCCTTCTCGGAAAATATCTCAACTTCTCCCAAGAAAACTCCCACAAAGTTACTGCCGTTCACCCCATCACGA CTCTGCAACATATCAGGGATGGAGCACTTAAATCTGGATAACCCTGCTCTCACCTCAACTCCTGTGTGTGGACAACGTTGTCTCCTAAACACGCCACTCCAAAAGGAAACCACACCCAAGCACCAGAAAGAGAATGATAG CCCTCGCACCCCCAAATTCCGTAAAACTGTCATGATTCCAACCCCGAGGACTCCGACTCCCTTTAAAAATGCTCTGGCTGCCCAGGAGAAAATGCATGGACCCCTAAAGATGGAG CCACAGCCATTGGCATTTCTTGAAGAAGACATTCGAGAAGTTCTTAAACAGGAGACTGGAGCGGACATCTTTAACAGAGCAGACGTCCAGCCAGACTTCAGAGCATGGAAACATAAT ATTGATGGCCCAGCTAGAAAGGTGCGCAAGTCTCTTGTCCTGGACCCATGGGGGAAGGACTGCCTAAACGTCCAACTCTTCCAAGAGCAGCTCAACAAAGCACAA GAGTCTGATGAAAACCTACTTATGAGCTCCTCGCTGATCAGCCTAATTCCTGAACAAGAAGAGTGTAGCCGTTCTTTGAATTCAGGCAGAGAGGAGCCCTCCTTGGTCCCAGTTCATCCTCATCGCTTTACCAGCCCCCGAATGAAGAAGCTTCTCGCCTCCCACAAAGCATCAAAACATGGCAATGTACAG GTGAGTGAGTGGGAAGCAGTGGTTTATGGGAAGACAGAGGACCAGCTGATCATGACAGAACAGGCCCGTCAGTACCTGAACCCTTACCAGTCGTCCGGCTCTACCTCAAGGGCCCTTGTGCTTTAA
- the mybl1 gene encoding myb-related protein A isoform X1 → MDNAKPHSNDEDDELHSTDPESKENSKDKKTLCKVKWSRDEDEKLKKLVEQHGTDSWKLIANFFPGRTDGQCQHRWQKVLNPELVKGPWTKEEDQKVIDLVHKYGPKRWSVIAKHLQGRIGKQCRERWHNHLNPEVKKSSWTQEEDRIIYEAHKRLGNRWAEISKLLPGRTDNSIKNHWNSTMRRKVEHEGYLQDSCKSYTSSHAGVKRRHHRPCPSTPTEPQQCDRSPLPLPGPNQIGGYPYDPHSGHLMDSLPDNSGFIQPSCLDDPDREQRIKELELLLMSAESEVQRQAQCRGPCSLEQYSAWSDSVSDDTLTTSSSSIEEQAEIRSWRGPPPPLPVSPSKFLAVEANTVLSTLQTIPEFAETMELIDSMCLALQDPVAWSDVAGLDLSETTTPPRHNQAGYNTLLQERTVNNSLGYSQTAISDQDKSCAPFSLGDVPALTPINSSKPTQASVGRRRRREKGEPSPLCNRTCSPFSENISTSPKKTPTKLLPFTPSRLCNISGMEHLNLDNPALTSTPVCGQRCLLNTPLQKETTPKHQKENDSPRTPKFRKTVMIPTPRTPTPFKNALAAQEKMHGPLKMEPQPLAFLEEDIREVLKQETGADIFNRADVQPDFRAWKHNIDGPARKVRKSLVLDPWGKDCLNVQLFQEQLNKAQESDENLLMSSSLISLIPEQEECSRSLNSGREEPSLVPVHPHRFTSPRMKKLLASHKASKHGNVQVSEWEAVVYGKTEDQLIMTEQARQYLNPYQSSGSTSRALVL, encoded by the exons ATGGACAACGCGAAGCCACACAG cAATGATGAGGATGACGAGCTGCACTCTACGGATCCAGAGagtaaagaaaacagcaaagatAAAAAGACCCTGTGCAAAGTGAAGTGGTCCCGGGATGAG gATGAAAAGCTGAAAAAACTTGTCGAGCAGCACGGAACAGACTCCTGGAAACTAATTGCTAACTTCTTTCCT GGGAGGACAGATGGGCAGTGTCAGCACCGCTGGCAGAAGGTGCTCAACCCGGAGCTGGTGAAAGGACCGTGGACAAAAGAGGAGGATCAGAAG GTTATAGATCTGGTGCACAAGTATGGTCCTAAACGTTGGTCTGTGATCGCCAAGCACCTCCAGGGCAGAATTGGGAAGCAGTGCCGTGAACGGTGGCACAACCACCTTAACCCAGAGGTGAAGAAGTCTTCATGGACTCAGGAAGAGGACAGAATCATCTATGAAGCCCACAAACGACTGGGAAACCGCTGGGCAGAGATCTCCAAGCTTCTTCCTGGACG GACGGACAACTCCATCAAGAACCACTGGAACTCCACCATGAGGAGGAAGGTGGAGCATGAGGGGTACCTTCAAGACAGCTGCAAGAGTTACACTTCTTCTCATGCTGGAGTAAAGAGACGACACCACAGGCCATGTCCTTCAACTCCAACTGAGCCCCAGCAGTGTGACCGCAGCCCCCTGCCTTTACCCGGACCAAATCAG ATAGGGGGATATCCTTATGACCCTCACAGCGGGCACTTGATGGACAGTCTTCCTGATAATTCAGGATTCATACAG ccATCCTGCCTGGATGATCCTGACAGAGAGCAAAGAATAAAGGAGCTTGAGCTGCTGCTTATGTCAGCAGAGAGCGAAGTCCAACGACAAGCGCAGTGCAGAGGTCCATGT AGCTTGGAGCAGTACTCAGCCTGGTCCGACAGTGTCTCAGACGACACACTGACCACAAGTAGCAGCAGCATAGAGGAGCAAGCAGAAATAAGGTCCTGGAGGGGCCCTCCACCACCGCTCCCTGTCTCCCCCAGCAAGTTCCTAGCTGTGGAGGCCAACACTGTGCTCTCCACCCTGCAGACCATACCAGAGTTTGCAGAGACCATGGAGCTCATTGACTCA ATGTGTTTGGCTCTGCAGGATCCAGTAGCATGGAGCGATGTTGCCGGCTTGGATTTGTCTGAGACTACGACGCCTCCCAGGCACAACCAGGCAGGATACAACACTCTCCTGCAAGAGAGGACGGTTAACAATTCATTGGGCTACTCTCAGACTGCCATCTCTGATCAGGACAAGAGTTGTGCTCCGTTCAGTTTGGGCGATGTCCCTGCCCTGACTCCTATCAACTCATCAAAACCCACCCAAGCATCGgttggaaggaggaggagaagagagaaaggggagcCATCCCCTTTGTGCAACAGAACCTGTTCCCCCTTCTCGGAAAATATCTCAACTTCTCCCAAGAAAACTCCCACAAAGTTACTGCCGTTCACCCCATCACGA CTCTGCAACATATCAGGGATGGAGCACTTAAATCTGGATAACCCTGCTCTCACCTCAACTCCTGTGTGTGGACAACGTTGTCTCCTAAACACGCCACTCCAAAAGGAAACCACACCCAAGCACCAGAAAGAGAATGATAG CCCTCGCACCCCCAAATTCCGTAAAACTGTCATGATTCCAACCCCGAGGACTCCGACTCCCTTTAAAAATGCTCTGGCTGCCCAGGAGAAAATGCATGGACCCCTAAAGATGGAG CCACAGCCATTGGCATTTCTTGAAGAAGACATTCGAGAAGTTCTTAAACAGGAGACTGGAGCGGACATCTTTAACAGAGCAGACGTCCAGCCAGACTTCAGAGCATGGAAACATAAT ATTGATGGCCCAGCTAGAAAGGTGCGCAAGTCTCTTGTCCTGGACCCATGGGGGAAGGACTGCCTAAACGTCCAACTCTTCCAAGAGCAGCTCAACAAAGCACAA GAGTCTGATGAAAACCTACTTATGAGCTCCTCGCTGATCAGCCTAATTCCTGAACAAGAAGAGTGTAGCCGTTCTTTGAATTCAGGCAGAGAGGAGCCCTCCTTGGTCCCAGTTCATCCTCATCGCTTTACCAGCCCCCGAATGAAGAAGCTTCTCGCCTCCCACAAAGCATCAAAACATGGCAATGTACAG GTGAGTGAGTGGGAAGCAGTGGTTTATGGGAAGACAGAGGACCAGCTGATCATGACAGAACAGGCCCGTCAGTACCTGAACCCTTACCAGTCGTCCGGCTCTACCTCAAGGGCCCTTGTGCTTTAA